The following proteins are co-located in the Candidatus Accumulibacter cognatus genome:
- the ilvB gene encoding acetolactate synthase large subunit, translated as MPQAAVHFEEIPLSQHPPETLTGAQVVVRLLERQGVRTLTGIPGGAILPIYDALSKSALLHHVLARHEQGGGFMAQGMARATGVPAVCMASSGPGATNLLTAIADAKLDSIPLVAITGQVPKPMIGTDAFQEVDTYGLSIPITKHNFLVGSADELLSIIPRAFCIAASGRPGPVLVDIPKDVQNQLVEVDEWPEPGRADRVPAPAAELIEAAAAMINAAARPILYLGGGVVHSGASGAAVALAEKASLPTVMTLMALGAMPVDHPLSLGMLGMHGARCTNLALDECDLLIAVGARFDDRATGKVAGFCPQAKIIHIDIDPSELDKIKTAHIGIAGDVGAALAMLLPAIETPARADWLACVANLKAEHPLRMPGIDDPRTPYGLIRAVADCLDDQATITTDVGQHQMWVAQAYPLRRPRQWLTSGGLGTMGFGMPAAIGAALAEPQRTVVCFTGDGSILMNIQELVTAAEEDVNVKIVLMNNASLGLVFQQQTLFYGERIYASQFKGMPDFVRVAEGFGVPAIDLDRESDPTAALARALSSSGPMLIHASIAMHEQVLPMVPPGAANKEMIGG; from the coding sequence ATGCCGCAGGCGGCCGTTCATTTTGAGGAGATTCCCTTGTCCCAACACCCCCCCGAAACCCTCACCGGCGCCCAGGTCGTCGTCCGCCTGCTCGAACGCCAGGGCGTCCGAACGCTGACCGGCATTCCCGGCGGCGCCATCCTGCCGATTTACGATGCCCTGTCGAAATCGGCGCTACTCCACCACGTCCTCGCCCGGCACGAGCAGGGCGGCGGTTTCATGGCCCAGGGGATGGCGCGCGCCACCGGCGTACCGGCAGTCTGCATGGCGTCGTCCGGCCCCGGCGCCACCAATCTGCTGACCGCGATTGCCGATGCCAAACTGGATTCGATTCCCCTGGTGGCGATCACCGGGCAGGTCCCCAAGCCGATGATCGGCACCGATGCCTTTCAGGAAGTCGATACCTATGGCCTGAGCATCCCGATTACCAAACACAACTTCCTGGTCGGTTCGGCCGACGAACTGCTGAGCATCATTCCTCGCGCCTTCTGCATCGCTGCGTCGGGGCGTCCCGGGCCGGTACTGGTCGATATTCCCAAGGACGTGCAGAATCAGCTCGTCGAGGTTGACGAGTGGCCCGAGCCGGGCCGTGCCGACCGTGTGCCGGCGCCGGCCGCCGAATTGATCGAGGCGGCGGCGGCGATGATCAATGCGGCCGCCAGGCCGATCCTCTACCTCGGCGGCGGCGTCGTGCATTCGGGCGCTTCTGGCGCGGCCGTGGCGCTCGCCGAAAAAGCCTCCCTGCCAACGGTCATGACCCTGATGGCGCTCGGCGCGATGCCGGTCGATCATCCCTTGTCGCTCGGCATGCTCGGCATGCACGGCGCGCGCTGTACCAACCTCGCGCTCGACGAGTGTGATCTGCTGATTGCCGTTGGCGCCCGCTTCGACGACCGGGCAACCGGCAAGGTGGCCGGTTTCTGCCCGCAGGCGAAGATCATCCATATCGACATCGACCCTTCCGAACTCGACAAGATCAAGACCGCACACATCGGCATCGCCGGCGACGTCGGCGCGGCCCTGGCGATGCTGCTGCCGGCGATCGAGACGCCGGCACGTGCGGATTGGCTGGCGTGCGTGGCCAACCTCAAGGCCGAGCATCCGCTGCGCATGCCGGGTATCGATGACCCGCGCACCCCTTACGGCCTGATCCGTGCCGTCGCCGATTGCCTCGATGACCAGGCGACGATCACCACCGACGTCGGTCAGCACCAGATGTGGGTCGCGCAAGCGTATCCGCTGCGCCGACCCCGGCAATGGCTGACCTCCGGCGGGCTCGGCACGATGGGCTTCGGCATGCCGGCGGCGATTGGCGCAGCGCTGGCCGAGCCGCAACGCACCGTGGTCTGTTTCACTGGCGACGGCAGCATTCTGATGAACATCCAGGAACTGGTCACTGCCGCCGAGGAAGACGTCAACGTCAAGATCGTGCTGATGAACAACGCCTCGCTGGGGCTGGTCTTCCAGCAGCAGACACTGTTTTACGGTGAGCGCATCTACGCTTCCCAGTTCAAGGGCATGCCCGACTTCGTCCGGGTTGCCGAGGGGTTCGGCGTGCCCGCCATCGATCTCGACCGGGAGAGCGATCCCACGGCCGCGCTGGCCAGAGCACTATCGTCCTCGGGCCCGATGCTGATCCACGCCAGCATCGCCATGCACGAGCAGGTATTGCCGATGGTGCCGCCGGGTGCGGCCAACAAGGAAATGATCGGAGGCTGA
- a CDS encoding heptose kinase, protein MRFWWVNRQHPASEVAELFGDIDRVFSLDGELITSDSLCRVLRVSAGGRRYYVKRYSGTGKNLQRRWLGLRRWLGSPRVRAEWRNLQAFRDWGIPTATLVAYGLERRFGGFTRGAVVTDEIPATCDLAQLARANDSRLRDRCWVAHVARQIADMARTLHDHGFAHNDLKWRNLLIDGGSLPTAYLIDCPSGAFYRGAVLQYRIAKDLACLDKPARRLLSRTQRLRFYLDYAGHARVTDDDRKRISKIVNFFDR, encoded by the coding sequence GTGAGGTTCTGGTGGGTCAACAGGCAGCACCCGGCAAGCGAAGTGGCAGAACTGTTCGGCGACATCGACCGTGTCTTTTCGCTCGACGGCGAGTTGATCACCAGCGATTCGCTCTGCCGCGTGCTGCGCGTCAGTGCCGGTGGCAGGCGCTATTACGTCAAGCGCTACAGTGGCACGGGCAAAAATCTCCAGCGCCGCTGGTTGGGCCTGCGGCGCTGGCTGGGTTCGCCGAGAGTACGCGCTGAGTGGCGAAACCTGCAGGCTTTCCGGGACTGGGGAATTCCGACGGCGACGCTGGTTGCCTATGGCCTCGAGCGTCGCTTTGGCGGTTTCACGCGGGGTGCCGTGGTGACCGACGAGATCCCTGCCACCTGCGATCTGGCGCAACTAGCCCGCGCCAACGATTCGCGCCTGCGTGATCGTTGCTGGGTCGCCCATGTCGCGCGGCAGATCGCCGACATGGCGCGCACCCTGCACGACCACGGTTTCGCGCACAACGATCTGAAGTGGCGCAACCTGCTGATCGATGGCGGATCCTTGCCAACGGCGTATCTGATCGATTGCCCCAGTGGCGCCTTCTATCGTGGCGCAGTTCTGCAGTACCGCATTGCCAAGGACCTCGCGTGCCTCGACAAGCCTGCCCGGCGTCTGTTATCGCGCACGCAGCGACTGCGCTTCTATCTTGACTATGCAGGGCACGCGCGGGTGACCGACGACGACCGCAAGCGGATCAGCAAGATCGTCAACTTCTTTGATCGGTGA
- a CDS encoding class I SAM-dependent methyltransferase produces MNETPTATYRAKTNYTEDKARGYANRDARRNVPELKLVERAFQLIPRPATVLDVPCGGGRVTVLLSQLGYEMSAADYSEPMRQITRETTAAKGLNVPVFEEDIERLSQADASFDAIVCFRFFHHLPNEELRRKVVGELCRVARKHVAMSYFNPKTLRALEQKLRRWRGKKLSVFNTPLAEVMGYFKANGFRLVKNFPLDLTNNLHLAVFERVSG; encoded by the coding sequence ATGAACGAAACTCCCACTGCGACTTACCGCGCCAAGACCAATTACACCGAGGACAAGGCTCGCGGCTATGCCAACCGCGACGCACGGCGCAACGTGCCGGAGTTGAAGCTGGTCGAGCGCGCCTTCCAGCTCATCCCCAGGCCGGCCACCGTCCTCGACGTACCCTGTGGCGGCGGCCGGGTGACCGTGCTGCTGAGCCAGCTCGGGTACGAGATGAGCGCGGCGGACTACTCGGAGCCGATGCGCCAAATCACCCGCGAGACCACCGCTGCGAAAGGGCTCAACGTTCCGGTATTCGAGGAGGACATTGAGAGGCTTTCGCAGGCCGACGCGAGTTTCGATGCGATCGTCTGTTTCCGTTTTTTTCACCATCTCCCCAACGAGGAGTTGCGCCGCAAGGTCGTGGGCGAGCTCTGCCGGGTCGCGCGCAAGCATGTGGCGATGTCCTACTTCAACCCGAAAACGCTGCGTGCGCTGGAACAGAAGCTGCGCCGTTGGCGGGGCAAGAAGCTGTCCGTCTTCAACACGCCGCTGGCTGAGGTCATGGGCTACTTCAAGGCCAATGGTTTCAGGCTGGTGAAAAACTTTCCGCTCGACCTGACCAATAATCTTCACCTGGCGGTGTTTGAACGCGTATCGGGTTGA
- the ilvN gene encoding acetolactate synthase small subunit: MNSIAGTEHQALSRTVLELDVNNHAGVMSHVVGLFSRRAYNVEGILVMPVGSGVTSRIWLLVNEDERLDQMVKQIEKLEDVLAVRRHGAEHEVFVRLEEFFR; encoded by the coding sequence ATGAACTCGATTGCAGGTACGGAACACCAGGCACTGTCGCGCACGGTGCTCGAACTGGATGTCAATAACCATGCTGGCGTCATGTCGCATGTCGTCGGCCTATTCTCGCGGCGAGCGTACAACGTCGAAGGCATCCTGGTGATGCCGGTCGGAAGCGGCGTGACCAGTCGCATCTGGCTATTGGTCAACGAGGATGAACGACTGGACCAGATGGTCAAACAGATCGAGAAGCTCGAGGATGTCCTGGCAGTGCGCCGGCACGGCGCCGAGCATGAAGTGTTTGTGCGGCTGGAGGAATTCTTTCGCTAG